The genomic DNA TAAGCGTATTGAAGTACCGCACCGAGCCGGATATGTCGAAGAAATCGGACAGTTCCCGAATCTGATGATCGAAAAAGTACAGTCCTTAAGTAACGAGGAGTTGGCCTTGGCCTATAGATCCGATGGATGGAACATCGCTCAAGTAGTGCACCACTGCGCGGATAGTCACTTGAATGCCTACGCTCGGTTTCGATTGGCCCTAACTGAGGAACGTCCAAAGATCAGGCCCTATTACGAAGAGCGTTGGGCCGAGCTTCCGGATGCAATGAGTACCAATTTGGAGCCCTCATTGAATCTTCTGAAAGGTGTCCATCACCGATGGCGTAAACTCTTGTTGAGCATGTCCAAAGAACAGTGGTTGCGCACTTATTTGCACCCAGAGCACCATGAAGAGTACGAGTTGATCGAAGCATTAGCCCAGTATGTTTGGCATTGTCGTCACCACCTTGCCCAT from Flavobacteriales bacterium includes the following:
- a CDS encoding putative metal-dependent hydrolase, which translates into the protein MKDLRFPIGPLSEFKRIEVPHRAGYVEEIGQFPNLMIEKVQSLSNEELALAYRSDGWNIAQVVHHCADSHLNAYARFRLALTEERPKIRPYYEERWAELPDAMSTNLEPSLNLLKGVHHRWRKLLLSMSKEQWLRTYLHPEHHEEYELIEALAQYVWHCRHHLAHIDQALERKHGH